GCGATCTCCAGGTCCCCCGAGACGTACGCGCGGGCCAGGCCCAGCTCGCCCGGCTGCCAGAGCAGGCGGCGCAGGGCGCGGCGGTTGCGCAGGACGATCGCGGGCGCGCCGGGCGGCCCGGCGGTGCTGCCGTCCCAGACCTGCACCCGCAGCGGTACCGGAACCCCGAGCAGCCCCTCCAGGGCCTCGACCAGGTGACCTGCGAGCTGAGCCATTGAGCGCGCCTCCGTCCAGTCGTCCGGCATGGCCCGGGCTCGGGCCGGGGGGCGGCCTGCGGCACTCCCTGGCACGGAACGGGCGGCACCCAGCTAATCCCACGGCGGCCGACCCGATTCGGGGTGGCACGCCGCGAGGAGCCGGCTGTCACCCGAATGCTGACGGGCCCCGCAGGCTGCAACAGCCTGCGGGGCCCGTACATTCCGTCCGTGGACAGCGGTCTGACCTCGGGTCAGGATCCGGCCGGGATCAGTCCTCCTCGGCCAGGGTCAGCTCGACGCCGCCGGTGAAGCCGGCCGCGGCGTTGTAGATGAACGCGGAGAGCGTGGACAGCGCGGTCAGCAGCACGATGTCCACCACACCGATCAGCGTGGTGAAGGTCATCACCTTGCCGAAGCCGATGTAGTCCATGAGGTTGAGGCCGCCGTTGCTGTCCGAGCCGGTGACGTCCTTGAGGGTCTTGGACAGCGAGTCGAAGACGCCGAGCGAGTCCAGCGTCATCCACAGCACCGCCGCGGCCACGATGATGATGATCCCGACCGCCACCGACAGCAGGAAGCTGACCTTCATCACGGACCACGGGTCGACCTTGGTCACCCGCAGCCGGGCCTTGCGGGTGCGGCCCAGGCCACCGGGGCCGCCGCCGGTGGAGGGGGTCCCGGAGGGCCGGCGCGCGGCCCCGGGGACGGGCGTGCCGCCGGCCGGGGTGTTGCCGCCGGTCCGGGTGCCCCGGGCCGGGGTCGGCTGACCCTTGGAGTAGGTGGTCGGCTGCGAGAACCCGCCGGACCCGGGGGCCGGGGTGCTCGGCGGCGGGGGCGTCTGACCGCCCAAGGTCGCGCCGCTCTGGCCCGCCCCGCCGACCGGCGGCATCACCGAGGTGGACGCGGCCGGGTGTTCGGCCGGCGGCTGCGGCACGCCGTACCCGCCCCCGCCCTGCGCGCCCGGACGGCCGCCGGAGGCTCCTCCCGCAGCACCCGTGGCTCCACTCACCTGGTCCTCCCGCACTTCCCACCAGAGCGGCGGAACCGCCCTGCTTCGTCACTCGACATCCAGCGCCCGGCGGGATTGCCCGGAACTGGTCGGCGGCCGGTGCCGCCCCGCCCCCTACTGGGGACGCAGCGGCACCGGCCCACGGTTCGGCTCAGACTCCGG
The nucleotide sequence above comes from Streptomyces kaniharaensis. Encoded proteins:
- a CDS encoding DUF3566 domain-containing protein; the encoded protein is MSGATGAAGGASGGRPGAQGGGGYGVPQPPAEHPAASTSVMPPVGGAGQSGATLGGQTPPPPSTPAPGSGGFSQPTTYSKGQPTPARGTRTGGNTPAGGTPVPGAARRPSGTPSTGGGPGGLGRTRKARLRVTKVDPWSVMKVSFLLSVAVGIIIIVAAAVLWMTLDSLGVFDSLSKTLKDVTGSDSNGGLNLMDYIGFGKVMTFTTLIGVVDIVLLTALSTLSAFIYNAAAGFTGGVELTLAEED